One Terriglobales bacterium genomic region harbors:
- a CDS encoding cobalamin B12-binding domain-containing protein has protein sequence MAPEAQKKIRVLVAKPGLDGHDRGAKVIARALRDAGMEVIYTGLRQTPEMIVNAALQEDVDVIGLSILSGAHNAIVPRVVSLMKEKQMDDVLVVLGGTIPEQDVPHLNQYGVTGIFGPGTPMEQIVKFIRANVKPRGIPA, from the coding sequence ATGGCTCCCGAAGCGCAAAAGAAGATTCGCGTACTCGTCGCCAAGCCCGGACTGGATGGTCATGACCGTGGCGCGAAGGTGATCGCACGTGCTCTGCGCGATGCCGGGATGGAAGTCATCTACACCGGCCTGCGGCAGACGCCCGAGATGATCGTAAATGCGGCTCTCCAGGAAGACGTGGACGTTATCGGCCTTTCTATCCTCTCCGGCGCTCACAATGCAATCGTTCCCAGGGTGGTCTCCCTTATGAAGGAGAAGCAGATGGACGACGTCCTCGTCGTTCTCGGTGGAACGATTCCAGAACAGGATGTTCCACATTTGAATCAGTATGGCGTTACCGGCATCTTCGGTCCGGGCACTCCGATGGAGCAGATCGTGAAATTCATCCGCGCTAACGTGAAGCCGCGCGGCATTCCTGCCTAG
- a CDS encoding S-methyl-5'-thioadenosine phosphorylase, which produces MQKAEIGIIGGSGLYSMPGLSDVHEEKLETPFGSPSDAYILGTLEGRKVAFLARHGRGHRIMPTELNFRANIYGMKQLGVERIISVSAVGSLKEEHRPMDFVIPDQFVDRTRQRVSTFFGEGLVAHVAFADPVCAEVAKAAVSACKKSGVTGKSGGTYICIEGPQFSTRAESNLYRSWGMDVIGMTNLQEAKLAREAEICYATIAMVTDYDCWHPEHDAVTVETVISYLNKNAENACRVVRQTVADMPKTRSCKCGSALEYAILTDRSRIPAETRRKLNLLLDKYLKTQEAKA; this is translated from the coding sequence TTGCAAAAAGCTGAAATTGGAATCATCGGAGGGAGTGGACTGTATTCGATGCCTGGCCTCTCCGATGTACATGAAGAGAAGCTGGAAACACCCTTCGGATCACCGTCCGACGCATACATTCTGGGCACTCTTGAGGGTCGCAAAGTCGCTTTTCTGGCGCGCCATGGACGCGGGCATCGCATCATGCCGACTGAGCTCAACTTTCGCGCCAATATCTACGGCATGAAGCAGCTCGGCGTCGAACGCATCATCTCGGTTTCCGCTGTCGGCTCTTTGAAAGAAGAGCACAGGCCGATGGACTTCGTAATTCCCGATCAGTTCGTCGATCGCACTCGTCAGAGAGTCTCGACCTTCTTCGGCGAAGGCCTGGTCGCGCACGTTGCATTCGCCGATCCGGTTTGTGCTGAAGTCGCGAAAGCAGCGGTGAGTGCATGCAAGAAGTCTGGAGTCACCGGCAAGAGCGGTGGAACGTACATCTGTATCGAAGGTCCGCAATTCTCGACGCGCGCCGAATCCAATTTGTACCGAAGCTGGGGCATGGACGTGATCGGCATGACGAATCTCCAAGAGGCCAAGCTCGCTCGCGAGGCCGAGATTTGCTACGCAACTATCGCGATGGTCACAGATTATGACTGCTGGCATCCCGAACACGATGCCGTGACGGTCGAGACCGTAATTTCTTATCTCAACAAGAACGCTGAGAACGCGTGCAGAGTCGTCCGCCAGACGGTGGCCGACATGCCGAAAACGCGGTCGTGCAAGTGCGGCTCGGCGCTGGAGTACGCGATTCTGACAGACCGCTCAAGAATTCCCGCCGAGACTCGTCGCAAGCTCAACCTGCTGCTTGACAAATATCTCAAGACGCAGGAGGCGAAAGCCTGA
- a CDS encoding DNA alkylation repair protein produces MAQPKRISSRTALTLADIKNELGRASDAKRAKNLAWFFKTGKGEYGEGDQFCGITVPALRKIASRYRDLKLSDMKKLLGSAIHEHRLAALLILVEQYKRADASARGNIFDFYLANTRCINNWDLVDASARDVVGEHLASRSRKILYTLAKSADLWERRIAIIATHAFIRRGDLTDAFNISELLLGDKHDLIHKAVGWMLREAGKQSEPQLVRFLKTHYSAMARTTLRYAIERMPETVRKRYLRGEFD; encoded by the coding sequence ATGGCACAGCCGAAGAGAATCTCATCAAGAACTGCTCTTACCCTCGCCGACATCAAAAATGAACTCGGAAGAGCATCTGACGCGAAACGCGCGAAGAACCTTGCCTGGTTTTTCAAAACCGGAAAGGGTGAATACGGGGAAGGCGATCAATTCTGCGGAATCACCGTGCCGGCGCTTCGCAAGATCGCGAGCCGCTACCGAGATCTCAAGCTTTCTGACATGAAGAAGCTCCTGGGCTCTGCAATTCATGAACATCGTCTGGCGGCTCTGTTGATCTTGGTCGAGCAATACAAGCGCGCAGACGCTTCGGCGCGAGGAAATATCTTTGATTTCTATCTGGCAAACACGCGCTGCATCAACAACTGGGATCTGGTCGATGCATCGGCGCGCGATGTTGTTGGCGAGCATCTAGCCTCCCGCTCGCGAAAAATTCTTTACACCCTCGCGAAATCCGCAGATCTGTGGGAGCGGCGAATCGCAATTATTGCCACCCACGCCTTTATTCGCCGCGGAGATCTTACAGATGCGTTCAACATCTCAGAGTTGCTCCTTGGAGACAAGCATGATTTGATTCACAAGGCAGTTGGATGGATGCTGCGCGAAGCGGGCAAACAATCTGAGCCTCAGCTCGTCCGATTTCTTAAAACACACTACTCGGCTATGGCGCGCACAACATTGCGGTATGCGATCGAGCGTATGCCTGAAACGGTGCGTAAAAGGTATCTCAGAGGTGAATTCGACTGA